TTACTTAAAGAGTACATTAATAAGGTTGAAAAAGACGAATTTAAGTCAGAAACCAAGAATTACCTCTATTTTTATGATGTTATCCTTAAAAGCATCCTGGGCTATAAACGGGAAGATGTTCTTTTTGATGAAAAGGGTGATGTAGGAACAGGTCGAAGTGAGTTTGTTTTAAAATCTGATGATAAAAAGTTCATGGTTATTGAACTAAAAGGTCAGGGCATTGACTTGGACAAACGACAAAGTGGCCGATCTGATAATAAAAGTCCAGTCGAACAAGCTTTTGGATATGCCATCAACACTGGAGATGTTAATTGGATCATGGTATCCAATTATAATGAAATTAGGCTTTACAATTATTATGAGAAGACCAAATACATATCATTTAATGCAAGGGAATTGTTAGATAAGCAGAAGTTCGCATGCTTCATGCTGGCGTTTTCCAGAGAATCACACATTGAATCTGATGATATCAGCAAAGTTCATGAAGGCACTTTAGTTGTCGATCGCAAACTGGCAAGTGAATTCTACAAACTGTACAATGAAACACGGCTGATGTTAATTAAGGAACTGGAATCAGAAAGTCAGATGGAACGGTTAGATGCTATTCACTACGCTCAAGTAATCCTCAATCGTTACATGTTCATCTGTTTCGCAGAAGATACTAATCTACTACCTTCACAAATATCCATTGACACCGTAGCAACACCCATACAAAAGGGCAACTTACGACATAGGAGTATTTGGCAGCGACTAAATGAATTATATCTTGATATTAATGAGGGAAATGAGTTCAAAAAGATAAGTGAATACAACGGGGGTTTATTTGCTGAAGATCTCGACTTCATAATGATCAGGGATATTGTCGATGAGCAGAACTTTTTCAAAGATGTATACCAAGATTGGAACTTTACCGAATACGAAAAAGACATCAACCATTTATTAGGAAATGCAAAAGACCGTGTTAATTCAATATACCGTAACATGCTCACAATATCCTCATTTGACTTCTCAACAGAGTTAGATGTAAATATTCTTGGTCACATCTTCGAAAACAGTATTGGAGACATCGAAGAACTCAAGGAAGATAGTAAAGGCCGACGTAAAAAAGAAGGAATCTTTTATACTCCTAATTACATCACGGATTATATATGTAGAAATACTATTATCCCTTACTTGAGTAAATCTGGTAAAGTGATTAGTGTTGATGAACTCATCAAGGAATACTCTGATGGAAATGAAATTAATGATTTGGAATCCGGAGTAATGAATATTAAGATAGTAGATCCAGCTTGTGGATCCGGAGCATTTCTGAACAAAGCTGCTGATGTGCTTTTAGAAATACATAAAGGAATTTATGATTTTAAAAAGGGAAAATACACAACTACTATCAAAACTCGTGGTGGAAAAGGCAAAAGCAGGGTAAAAAGGGATGCAAAACATGTTAAATTGGACTCTTACTTTGATGAGGTTAACACCAGGCGTGAAATATTAATCAACAATATTTATGGAGTGGATCTTAACGAAGAATCTGTGGATATAACTAAACTCTCCTTGTTTTTAAAAGTCTGCCAAAAGGATAGAAAACTCCCCGAAATTGACAATAACATAAAATGCGGAAATAGTCTTATTCATGATCCCAAATATACTGATAAACCATTCCAATGGGAAACAGAATTCCCTGAAATATTCAAAGCCGATGGTTTCGATGTGGTGATAGGAAACCCACCATATGTGCGACATGAAAAGATAAAAGAGATTAAACCATATCTTAAAGATCATTTTAAGACTTATACGGGGTTAGCTGATCTTTATGTTTATTTCTTCGAAAAAGGACTTGGGATTCTTAAAGATAAGGGTATGTTGGCATATATATCTTCAAATAAGTTTATAACAGCTAATTATGGGAAGCCTTTAAGGAAATTTATTTTAAATGAAGTTGAGTTTGAATCTTATATTGATCATAGTTCTGATAAAGTGTTTGATGATGCAACTGTACATTCTTGTGTTATTGTTCTAAAAAAAGAGATTCCAAACGAAAATATGGTGTTAATTGATGATTCATTCGAAATTCGACAATCAAGATTAGGAATCGATAATTGGTGTTTTGAAAACCCCACTATATTGGATTTAAGAGATAGAATAGGCAGAAAGGGTATAAAAATCAAAGATTTTGAAGATTTAAAGATGTATTATGGTATGAAAACTGGTTTGATGAAAGCCTTTGTAATAGATGAAGAAACCCGAAATCATCTTATTACTGAAGAAGAGAAAAATAAAGAAATAATAAAACCATTCATACGTGGAAAAGACTTAAAAAAGTGGAAAATTGATTATAGAAATCTGTATTTATTATACATACCTTGGAAATTCCCTATAGATAATTATAATTCTATTAGAAATCATTTATTAAAATTCAAGGATGATCTTATAAAAAGACCGGAAGTAAAAACAGGTCGTGTCGATTGGTTTGCATTAAGCAGATATGCTTCTGATTATTCCCACGAATTCGAAAAAGAGAAGATAATTTGGGCTGAAATAGCACCGGAGCCTCGTTTTTGTATAGATGGGGCTAAATTATATTGTGAAACATCATGTTTCATCATGGTAAAACCCAAGAAATATGATTTAAGATATTTGGCTTCATTGCTAAATTCAAATCTATTATTATGGATTTTTAAGCAGATAAGCCCACAAATAGAAGGTAAAAGATTACGTTATAAGAAGCAATATGTCGAACAACTCCCTATCTACCCTGCAACCACTGAAGAGCAGCGACCATTTATCCAAAATGCAAGTAGAATGCTACAGTTTAACCAAGAACTTCAAAAAGAGATAAATGGGTTTAAAAACTGGATTATGGGGGAATTTGGCGTTGAAAAGTTCTCCCAAAAGCTTGAAAAGTACTATGAGTTATCAGCAGATCAATTCATCAGTGAATTAAGTAAAAAGAAGGTAGACACTAAATCTCGGAAGAATAGGGAATATTTGGAACGAGAATTCAGTGAAAGTCTTGCAATAATAAAACCCTTACTCCAAGAAATCGAACAAACAGACAATGAGATTGATCAGATGGTTTACAAGTTATATGGTTTGAATGATGAGGAAATAATAATTATTGAGGATAGTTTAAGTTGATATATTATTTCAATCATTTGTCCAGGATTTAGGAATCAATGCTTCTCCTTCTCTCCAATTTTCAATAACGCATTTTTCAAACCATTTTTCTCTTATGTAGGCATGATCAGTCATAATGATTTGGAAATTTGGGCTTAACTCATCTATCAATTTTATTGTGGAAATATACATCTGTTTAACTGCTTCTCTATCTTCATCTTTCTCGATTTCTTCAATATTCCCAGTAACATCTCTTTCTGCAGGGAAATAAACTTGTGAAGGCTGATCAATGAATAAAAATCTTGGAACTGGTCGTTTTTTTCTAACAAATAGGGTATGTAGTCCAAAATGGGCTATTAAATGATATCCAACCCAATTTCTTCCACTACCCATATGATTCATTGGGATTGCTCCATTTTCCGTATCTGCAACAATTGTTAGTTTATTATAGTCTAGACGTAGTGGGTTTTCTGAATGTTCGACTTTAAATTCCTGTGCCCAACGGTTTAAATACTTTGTTAAGAGGGATGAAATTGAATTAAGATTTTCTTGAATTTTTTCATCGCTTATTTCCAATTTAAGGTTGTATATTTTGACTTCTAAAAGTTCAATTTGTCTTTTTAGATGACTGGTATCTTCAAGGTGAGGTAAGCTTTCTAAATAAAGGCTAACTCTGCCTAACAAATATGAACGTTTAGCGTTGTGGTCATGGATTGATGCTAACTGTTCATTTGATTTTTGTATTTTATCTAACTCTTGTCTGTTGATTTTTAGCTTATTCTTAATATTTTCTATTTGATCTTCTAATTCTCGCATAACTTTTTGCATTTCTGGAGAAATTTCTTCAACCTTACGTATTTGAGAATCTAGTAAGTTTAATGAGTTTTTTATGTTATCAACTGATGGAGATTTCTCTGTAATGTTGGAATTACATATTGGGCAGACTTTTTGATTAGTTAGATCGTCAAATAATCCGATAGTTCGTAAACGAGTTAAATGAACGTCTGCTCCAGCGGTATACGCGTTTTGATCAGATTTAAAACTATTTATCGTTTCATATTTTGCTTTAGCAAACCCGAGTTCCTGTTTCAAATTGTACTGTTCGTCTTGCAGGTTTTCAAAAGTCCCACCTTTTGAAATAATTTCTTCTTCCATAGAAACGGGGGATTGTTGTAGCTTTTTTAATGCATTAATGGAGTCTGATAGTTTTTCTGGAATTGATTCACGCCATAAACCAAAGTCTTGAGCTTCTATTAGTAAATTTTTTGCTTGATTAATCCCTTCACCTTCAATAGCTTCGTATTCCGATAAATTTTGCTTTAAATTTCTTAATTCTCTCCGATTTTTTCTTAATTGTTTTATTTTGGAAACATAATCATCGTCTACTGCTCCAAGGAAGTAAGGTAAAACGTCTTTAATAGCTTGGGTTTTGCCTTGTTCGCCCTGATTGTGGAATAAGAACTTTTCGCTGCTAATTTCATTTTGGTGTTGAAATGTAAAAAATAGGCTATGTCTAATATTTGCAACAAGTTTATGTCTTGTTTGTCCATGAACTGGTTCGTGGATGTTTTCTGAAATTCCTGCATGATCAGATAAAATTTTTTTTAGAGTGGATCTGTTAATAGTTTTTTTCAGTTCGTTATGTTCCTTGATATCTACTTTTTGTTGAATTTCATAATAAATGTCTTCAGAAGTATTTTTAACTCCTTCTGGGAGCTTTCTAGCAATAAAAACTTCACCTTCCGTTACCTTTAAACGAAGTCCTGCCCATTGAACTGTTTCACGGATAGTACCTTGAGGTATATTGCATGATCTACTCCCAAGACAGTAATCAATAATATTCAATAGAGCAGTTTTACCTGTACTACTAGCTCCAGTTATTATGTTAAGTTCACCACTTTTAAACGAAATAATGCGATTATGTCCTTTTTCATTATATAAAATTAAATTTAAAATCTGAAAAGTCATGGTCTCACTCCCCAAAGAGCCATCACGGTTTCTGTTGAACCAGCTTTAGCAAACCATCTTCCAACAAAGCTTGAACGCTTAATACAATCTCTAGTTTCGCCTTCTAATTCCCTTAAAAATTTATTCACATCATTCTTGGTCTTCGGTGTTATTAATCTACCTTTTTCATCTAAAAATAGCCAGTCATGTAATAATCCAAATAAAATAGATTCTTGAACATATGGTTTGACCGGAATAATTCTGTCTTGAACAGATAATCTTAAATGTGCATTGTTCCTGATCCAAGCTCCTAATGAAGTACGAGTTGTTATTGGTAACATTTGGCGAGTTTTAGCTTGTAATACAATAGGTAGAACAATGAAAGCTAAAGGTAAAGGGAAACCTTCATCTTTAGTAATGTTATATCCTATAACAGATGATGTTAGGATGGCACAGCAAAAAGCAGGATTTAGCAAATTTGCTGCTTCACTTGACCTTTCATTCCACTTTTTCATGAATTCACCTAAACAAATAGCTTTTTCAATTTGGTTTCAAAATCAGGGTGCCATCCGACTAACCCTTTATCAGAAAGCATATGATATGAACCCTTACATATTGAAGGATGGGTCACGCCAGGCCTAATAGGTTCATTTACATGAGTTTCGATCCAATGATACAATGTTCTCGCACATTCTTTTTTCATTTCTTCAGCAGCTGTTTTACCTAGCTTTTCTTTCATCCTATCGAAACCAGTTTTCCACTCGTCGACTAAAATATCTTCATATTGATCTAATTCATCAGGAATAAACAGATCATCCGTAGCCCAACGGGTTCTATGTTCAAAAGCCCTGTAATAATGCTTAACTGCCAAAAAAATACGTTCATTACTTGATTCAATTATTTCAAGTTGCTGTACAAAATTTCTATCAGCATATGCGGATTTATTTACAGTAACATTAAGAATATCTCGGTCTATGGGTAAGTTATCATCTTTAAACTGTTCTCGAAGCATATCTATTTCTGTATCAATCTCCTTGCTTGGAATTGAGTCCTTGGTTTTTGTTAAATGTTCTAAAACTCTCGTAAACCACCATCCTTCAAGTCGATTAAACAAAGGTTCTAAATATTTTCTTTTTGTAGCATAACGGATCGTTTTCATCATTTCTGAACCTATATCAGAGATTAGTGGTGAAGAATCTACAATAAATACATTATTAAAAAGCATTTCTTTTTCATCATGGGGAATATTTTTAAAAGCTTGGTAAGCCTTTTGGTTAGTTACATTTGTTGATGTTGCGGCAGTATTGTTTAAACGTTTAATAGCCGTGGTTATGTCACGTTTCTTGATGTAATCTGCTGTGGAGCCATCGGAGACTTTTTCAGTAGTTATTAAAAAAAAGGTTGTATCAGAATTAAACTCCCCTGAAGAAATTCCTTCACACCATATTCTAATGGTCTTCCAAAGATCTGGAGAAGCATCATTAAGGTTTGCAGAGTCGTTTATACTGTGTTTAGTTTGTAATATCTCTTTTGAATCTCCTTGGTGGAAAACTACATCGTCTAGCGTTTCTATTGAAACGTTAAATTCTTCGTCATCCTTCATTTTCTTAAGGCTTTCCCACAATGCAAAACGGCATTGATATAAATATCCTTTAAATGAATCTCTAGCCGAAAAAGGTGATTTTTTGCTTTCCAAGTGATTCACAACCCATGTATGTCTGGTATATTTATATATAAAGGATTAAATCCTTATAAAATGGTTATAGAATTAATTCTAATATTTTTCTTGTGATATTATTTTAGCTAATATTAACATTCATTTATTTTATTAAATAGGGGATATAAATGAAACAAAATCAATTCCCAACTCTGTAGTTCTATTCTGGATAAGATCACGTCCTCCCATTGAAGTGTTTAGAACATCTCCTGATTGGACAAGACCTTGCTGATGTAAATCATCCCAAATTTTTCTTAAAAATGTCTTCGATGTTCTGGGGAAGGCTGTATTTAGAACCTCCATTATGCCCATTGTACTGAAATCTTTTCTAATTTCATTATCTGTGGCCCATTTGTTAGGATCATCCAATAACTCCATTAGTTGAAAATGCCAAACAGTGAAATTGTTAATTATTCCAAGAAACATTATAATTTCGTATTCATCATAATCGCCCATGATAGATTTTATCACGACATTGCGTAAATATTCTAATTTTTTAATTTGGTGATTTTTAACGGCAGCTGGCAAAATATGCAGTAAAGCTGTTATAAAAAGTTCATTATTTGACAAGTCATTTATTTTGGTGTTGTCAAGTTTTTCCAACGACTCGTTTAATAAACCAACAAACTTTTCGCACCGTTCCAAAATGCATGGTTCAATAATTCCAGAGACACTGATGATGTTTTTTGCTTTTTCTTCCATAATATACCTCCACAAAGATTTATTCATATGCATTCAAGGGGGTATAAAATAAACCCGTAATATTTTTCACAAATTTTCGAAAATACCATTATTGGAATCTTACTTCTTCTTGGAGAAATCCAAGAGCATCAAAACCATCAATGGGTCTGCGTCTCCCAGAAACAGGTACAACTTTTGCATTTAATTTATCACAAAAATATTCATTAACCTTTTCTTTTTGGGGCCCAGATAACCCTTTAATAGTTCCATAAATCGTTTTTTCATCTAAATTATCCTTAATATGTAACCTATCAAGATTTATTTGATTGTGAAGATTTAAACCTAAAAATACAATTAATTCGGATGAATTAATTAATTTCCTTGCCATTCCAAAACATTTCTTTTCGATTTTTTCGTGAATGATTTTAATTCCGGTTGATGATCTCTCCAATTCGGCTAATGTAGAAGGAATGTCACCGTATGCTCTGCCATAATCATTTTCCCAAGGTAAATCATCCATTTTTCCATGTACATGGATGATTTCAATGTTTTTCTTGATGAGTTCAGCACATTCTTCTGTTTCGTTTCCAAATGTGCTTTTTAAACTGTTCATTAAGGAGTGCTCTAAATGCCGATCATAATTAAAAGTCGCTCATATCCCCATATTAGTGCAAAGGTTTATGTGAGGTTAGTGCCATATTATAATGTATGAAATCCGAAAATTTAGTTCCAAAATTGTTTGTTCCAGATGAAGAAAAGGCCATGGATTTTTTACGACATGTGAGGTGGTCTAGTGGAGTTTATTGTCCGGTGTGCAAATCTTTTGAAGTTTATAATCGGGGTGTTCAGGGTAAATCACGGCGCTATTCTTGCAATAGTTGTGGATTGAATTTTAGTGACCTTACTGGAACGGTATTTGCCAATAAAAAGCTTCCTGTGGGTGAGATATTTTATATCATTATGAATTTGGATAAAAAAAGTGTTCAAAGGCTTTCAGATGAGTTAGGTCATAAGTGGGATAGTGTTTATCGTGTAGCGCATGAATTTAGAGAAAGTTTGATGGATAAATCCACGGATCCTGTTTTGAAGGGTGATGTGGAAATAGATGAGATGTATCAATCTGCAGGTGAAAAGGGTTTAAAAAAACTATCCAAGGACTAGAGGACTTAAATTAAGGGGAAGGGGAACTTGGAAAAAAGATAAACCGCCAATTATTACTGTAGTGGAAAGAGGAACGCGAAATACAATATTAATGGTAGAAAAGAATCTTTCTAAGGATTTAATTCGGGAAAAAATAGATAAGCATTGTAATGAACCTATAAGGTTATTTACTGATGATTATACTATATACTTTGGTTTAGAAGGCCATTCAAAGGTTAAAGAACATCACATAATCAAACATTCAGAAAAAGAATATGCTGATGGTGAAAATCACGTTAATAATTGTGAAAACAGACATTCGCTCTTAAGGCAATATTTAAGAATATTTAGAGGGGTTTCAAAGAAAAAACTGAATACTTATGTTAAATTCTTCCAATTTACTTTCAATAAAGGGGTAAATTGGTTTGGAAATGCAATCCAATTAATATTAAATAATTGCACTAATACCGGGAGATGAGCGTTAAAAGTTATAAAATTAACATTATTGTTTTGACAATATTCCTCTACGGAATGACAATGAGCTAATTCTGCATCGTGTAAATATTCAAACCAGTCCCAAGGGCCTTTTTCACTTTTTTCAGATTCTATAATTCCACATGTTATTGCTAATTTACCTATTGCACAAAAATTTTCTCTATTTTCAAGAAAAGCATCAACTGATGAACGTCTTGATTCGAGTAAATTAGTTTTAAATTCTGTTGATTCATCATATTTTTCTTGTAACAATATTGTTCGAAGTAAAAGATTGGGTAGCTCAATATTCACAGTTCTCTTATTCACATCAAGATTTTCAATGATTTGTTTCCTTAATTTTAATCCAGTGGGGTATCCATAAGGAACACTTGCCCCGGCCCCCAAAATAAAAACTGTCTTTTTTTCAATCAATATTCCTCCCCCGTCAAGCCCCCGTCAAGCAATCAATAGTTAATTTTATTTAACATAACCTAGGAATAACCATTAGATTTTAAAATAAACTCGTACATTTCTCTTACTAAATTTTGGGCATCTTCTGTTAAATCATCCCATTTAACAGTATGTTTCTTTGCTTTCTTTAAGAAAGTATTTTTATATCTAATAGTGCCAG
This DNA window, taken from Methanobacterium subterraneum, encodes the following:
- a CDS encoding ABC-three component system protein produces the protein MESKKSPFSARDSFKGYLYQCRFALWESLKKMKDDEEFNVSIETLDDVVFHQGDSKEILQTKHSINDSANLNDASPDLWKTIRIWCEGISSGEFNSDTTFFLITTEKVSDGSTADYIKKRDITTAIKRLNNTAATSTNVTNQKAYQAFKNIPHDEKEMLFNNVFIVDSSPLISDIGSEMMKTIRYATKRKYLEPLFNRLEGWWFTRVLEHLTKTKDSIPSKEIDTEIDMLREQFKDDNLPIDRDILNVTVNKSAYADRNFVQQLEIIESSNERIFLAVKHYYRAFEHRTRWATDDLFIPDELDQYEDILVDEWKTGFDRMKEKLGKTAAEEMKKECARTLYHWIETHVNEPIRPGVTHPSICKGSYHMLSDKGLVGWHPDFETKLKKLFV
- a CDS encoding transposase, which translates into the protein MTVVERGTRNTILMVEKNLSKDLIREKIDKHCNEPIRLFTDDYTIYFGLEGHSKVKEHHIIKHSEKEYADGENHVNNCENRHSLLRQYLRIFRGVSKKKLNTYVKFFQFTFNKGVNWFGNAIQLILNNCTNTGR
- a CDS encoding DUF3732 domain-containing protein, whose product is MTFQILNLILYNEKGHNRIISFKSGELNIITGASSTGKTALLNIIDYCLGSRSCNIPQGTIRETVQWAGLRLKVTEGEVFIARKLPEGVKNTSEDIYYEIQQKVDIKEHNELKKTINRSTLKKILSDHAGISENIHEPVHGQTRHKLVANIRHSLFFTFQHQNEISSEKFLFHNQGEQGKTQAIKDVLPYFLGAVDDDYVSKIKQLRKNRRELRNLKQNLSEYEAIEGEGINQAKNLLIEAQDFGLWRESIPEKLSDSINALKKLQQSPVSMEEEIISKGGTFENLQDEQYNLKQELGFAKAKYETINSFKSDQNAYTAGADVHLTRLRTIGLFDDLTNQKVCPICNSNITEKSPSVDNIKNSLNLLDSQIRKVEEISPEMQKVMRELEDQIENIKNKLKINRQELDKIQKSNEQLASIHDHNAKRSYLLGRVSLYLESLPHLEDTSHLKRQIELLEVKIYNLKLEISDEKIQENLNSISSLLTKYLNRWAQEFKVEHSENPLRLDYNKLTIVADTENGAIPMNHMGSGRNWVGYHLIAHFGLHTLFVRKKRPVPRFLFIDQPSQVYFPAERDVTGNIEEIEKDEDREAVKQMYISTIKLIDELSPNFQIIMTDHAYIREKWFEKCVIENWREGEALIPKSWTND
- a CDS encoding three component ABC system middle component; protein product: MKKWNERSSEAANLLNPAFCCAILTSSVIGYNITKDEGFPLPLAFIVLPIVLQAKTRQMLPITTRTSLGAWIRNNAHLRLSVQDRIIPVKPYVQESILFGLLHDWLFLDEKGRLITPKTKNDVNKFLRELEGETRDCIKRSSFVGRWFAKAGSTETVMALWGVRP
- a CDS encoding transposase, whose product is MKSENLVPKLFVPDEEKAMDFLRHVRWSSGVYCPVCKSFEVYNRGVQGKSRRYSCNSCGLNFSDLTGTVFANKKLPVGEIFYIIMNLDKKSVQRLSDELGHKWDSVYRVAHEFRESLMDKSTDPVLKGDVEIDEMYQSAGEKGLKKLSKD
- a CDS encoding Eco57I restriction-modification methylase domain-containing protein; its protein translation is MENDLFNLTLLKKHSKKFKLTPSKHDLLKEYINKVEKDEFKSETKNYLYFYDVILKSILGYKREDVLFDEKGDVGTGRSEFVLKSDDKKFMVIELKGQGIDLDKRQSGRSDNKSPVEQAFGYAINTGDVNWIMVSNYNEIRLYNYYEKTKYISFNARELLDKQKFACFMLAFSRESHIESDDISKVHEGTLVVDRKLASEFYKLYNETRLMLIKELESESQMERLDAIHYAQVILNRYMFICFAEDTNLLPSQISIDTVATPIQKGNLRHRSIWQRLNELYLDINEGNEFKKISEYNGGLFAEDLDFIMIRDIVDEQNFFKDVYQDWNFTEYEKDINHLLGNAKDRVNSIYRNMLTISSFDFSTELDVNILGHIFENSIGDIEELKEDSKGRRKKEGIFYTPNYITDYICRNTIIPYLSKSGKVISVDELIKEYSDGNEINDLESGVMNIKIVDPACGSGAFLNKAADVLLEIHKGIYDFKKGKYTTTIKTRGGKGKSRVKRDAKHVKLDSYFDEVNTRREILINNIYGVDLNEESVDITKLSLFLKVCQKDRKLPEIDNNIKCGNSLIHDPKYTDKPFQWETEFPEIFKADGFDVVIGNPPYVRHEKIKEIKPYLKDHFKTYTGLADLYVYFFEKGLGILKDKGMLAYISSNKFITANYGKPLRKFILNEVEFESYIDHSSDKVFDDATVHSCVIVLKKEIPNENMVLIDDSFEIRQSRLGIDNWCFENPTILDLRDRIGRKGIKIKDFEDLKMYYGMKTGLMKAFVIDEETRNHLITEEEKNKEIIKPFIRGKDLKKWKIDYRNLYLLYIPWKFPIDNYNSIRNHLLKFKDDLIKRPEVKTGRVDWFALSRYASDYSHEFEKEKIIWAEIAPEPRFCIDGAKLYCETSCFIMVKPKKYDLRYLASLLNSNLLLWIFKQISPQIEGKRLRYKKQYVEQLPIYPATTEEQRPFIQNASRMLQFNQELQKEINGFKNWIMGEFGVEKFSQKLEKYYELSADQFISELSKKKVDTKSRKNREYLEREFSESLAIIKPLLQEIEQTDNEIDQMVYKLYGLNDEEIIIIEDSLS